One genomic window of Danio rerio strain Tuebingen ecotype United States chromosome 24, GRCz12tu, whole genome shotgun sequence includes the following:
- the lrrc4bb gene encoding leucine-rich repeat-containing protein 4B → MQAAMVTGFSSPSPLIWLVQLLLWPHLLGPRLAEASPACPALCSCSNQASRVICTKKSLNEVPQSISSNTRYLNLQENSIQVIRSDTFKHLNHLEILQLSKNQIRQIEVGAFNGLPNLITLELFDNRLPLVPSQAFEYLSKLRELWLRNNPIETLPAYAFHRVPSLRRLDLGELRKLSFISEAAFEGLLNLRFLNLGMCGLKDVPNLTPLVRLEELELSGNQLGVVRPGSFQGLVSLRKLWLMHSRISVIERNAFDDLKNLEELNLSHNSLHSLPHDLFTPLQQLERVHLNHNPWVCNCDVLWLSWWLKETVPDNSTCCARCHAPPGTKGRYIGDLDQRDFTCYAPVIVEPPTDLNVTEGMAAELKCRTGTSMTSVNWLTPNGTLMTHGAYKVRISVLHDGTLNFTNVTMQDTGPYTCMVTNSAGNTTATAVLNVSAPDPGNGYSYFTTVTVETVETGQEGHDSPARQFVNETFISFPGPTAASTSAGPTGSMLSSLSPRATRAPDRPFTVSITDVANLSGLEDVMKTTKIIIGCFVAITFMAAVMLVVFYKLRKQHQLHKHHGPARAIEIINVEDEIGSAGGASGITGGSTVHTGAGTGGGSGQSPRIHDPEIMTLPSVGQADHLNHYYKAHHFNNNVLGLNMTTGMLNNKPNPSSQNQASTLKMGPAGDLGPNPGSISPPLPIPIPMAMTFHGSLKGHSHVPNVQTEPLLLSNGSKESVQETQI, encoded by the exons ATGCAGGCTGCTATGGTAACAGGCTTTTCCAGCCCCTCCCCCCTCATCTGGTTGGTCCAACTTTTGTTGTGGCCACACCTCCTTGGACCTAGATTGGCCGAAGCCAGTCCCGCCTGCCCTGCTCTCTGTAGCTGTTCGAATCAAGCCAGTCGAGTGATCTGTACCAAAAAAAGCTTAAATGAAGTTCCACAGAGCATCTCGTCCAATACTCGATACCTCAACCTCCAGGAGAACTCCATACAG gtGATCAGGTCAGACACTTTCAAGCATCTAAATCATCTGGAAATTTTACAGTTGTCTAAAAACCAGATTCGTCAGATAGAAGTGGGAGCGTTCAATGGCCTTCCCAATCTTATCACCCTGGAGCTTTTTGACAACAGACTACCGCTGGTACCTTCACAGGCGTTCGAGTACCTGAGCAAGCTGCGTGAACTCTGGCTGAGGAACAACCCTATAGAGACCCTGCCAGCCTACGCATTCCACCGCGTGCCGTCACTGCGACGGCTAGATCTCGGGGAGCTGCGCAAACTCAGTTTCATCTCAGAAGCAGCATTTGAAGGGCTGCTGAACCTGCGCTTTCTGAATCTGGGTATGTGCGGGCTTAAGGATGTACCCAACTTGACACCTCTTGTGCGACTGGAGGAACTAGAGTTGTCGGGAAACCAACTTGGCGTGGTGCGTCCTGGATCGTTTCAAGGCCTGGTGTCTCTGCGCAAACTGTGGCTCATGCACTCTAGGATCTCGGTCATTGAGAGGAATGCATTTGATGACCTGAAGAACCTAGAGGAGCTCAATCTGTCTCATAATTCTCTGCATTCATTGCCTCATGATCTCTTCACTCCACTGCAGCAGCTGGAGCGTGTGCATCTGAACCACAACCCTTGGGTTTGCAACTGTGATGTGTTGTGGTTGAGTTGGTGGCTCAAGGAAACCGTACCTGATAACTCCACCTGTTGCGCACGCTGCCATGCCCCACCAGGCACTAAGGGCAGGTACATTGGGGATCTTGACCAGCGGGATTTCACCTGCTATGCTCCTGTGATCGTGGAGCCACCGACCGACCTGAACGTGACCGAGGGAATGGCAGCGGAGCTAAAATGCCGCACTGGGACATCCATGACATCTGTAAACTGGTTGACCCCCAATGGTACCTTGATGACCCATGGAGCCTACAAGGTCCGAATCTCAGTCCTTCACGATGGTACTTTGAATTTCACCAATGTGACCATGCAGGACACAGGACCATACACCTGTATGGTCACCAACTCTGCTGGCAACACCACAGCGACTGCTGTGCTGAACGTCTCTGCTCCTGACCCAGGCAACGGCTACAGCTACTTCACTACTGTTACAGTTGAAACCGTAGAGACGGGGCAGGAGGGACACGATTCGCCAGCTCGGCAGTTTGTCAACGAGACCTTTATTAGTTTTCCAGGACCGACGGCCGCATCTACATCAGCAGGGCCCACTGGCTCTATGCTGTCCTCCTTGTCACCACGAGCCACACGTGCACCAGATCGACCGTTCACTGTCTCCATCACGGATGTTGCCAACCTGTCAGGTCTTGAGGATGTAATGAAGACGACCAAGATCATCATCGGATGCTTTGTGGCCATCACCTTCATGGCGGCCGTGATGCTGGTCGTCTTCTACAAGCTCCGCAAGCAGCACCAGCTGCACAAACACCACGGTCCGGCACGGGCCATTGAGATTATCAATGTTGAAGATGAGATCGGATCTGCAGGGGGAGCTAGCGGCATCACTGGAGGGAGCACTGTCCACACGGGGGCAGGAACTGGTGGAGGAAGCGGACAGAGTCCGAGAATTCATGACCCTGAGATCATGACCCTGCCAAGCGTTGGGCAAGCAGACCACCTGAACCACTACTACAAAGCGCACCACTTTAACAACAACGTGCTGGGCTTGAACATGACCACTGGAATGCTCAACAACAAACCCAACCCTTCTTCTCAAAATCAGGCTTCGACCTTGAAAATGGGGCCTGCCGGTGACCTTGGCCCCAACCCAGGCTCGATCTCGCCTCCCTTGCCAATTCCCATCCCAATGGCGATGACTTTCCATGGATCTCTGAAAGGCCATAGTCACGTTCCCAATGTGCAGACTGAGCCGCTGTTGCTTTCGAACGGCTCTAAGGAGAGCGTTCAGGAGACCCAGATCTGA